From Drosophila suzukii chromosome 2R, CBGP_Dsuzu_IsoJpt1.0, whole genome shotgun sequence, a single genomic window includes:
- the LOC108010307 gene encoding U6 small nuclear RNA (adenine-(43)-N(6))-methyltransferase isoform X1 encodes MVKTKGNAKKFGMHPRNVLRQPPDYTKLAIKYKDFRQECELELNGKVFVNFRNEKTLRELTKMLLKEYYDLNVDFAPGSLVPTLALRLNYILWLEDLMEPLKLKDIRGIDIGCGSSCIYSLLGAKKNGWHMLALESKLQNIEYARENVKKNQLESLIEVYAQPDKMSIFKSYFEKDRQELQYHFCLCNPPFFDSNLPNPFGGNTRNPERRPAPNNARTGSQEELTCAGGEVQFVQRIIDESLENKLRVRIFTTMLGVKANVPRILDYLKERQVTSVSTTEFHQGHTTRWAVAWSYHAEPLSQETTYFSCRQLHKRMNSDLPIRHHFVLSESFRPK; translated from the exons atGGTAAAAACTAAAGGAAATGCCAAGAAATTTGGCATGCATCCGCGGAATGTGTTACGCCAGCCGCCTGACTATACAAAATTGGCCATTAAATACAAGGATTTTCGACAAGAGTGCGAATTG gAGCTTAATGGAAAAGTCTTCGTGAATTTTCGCAATGAAAAGACCCTGCGAGAACTGACCAAAATGCTGCTAAAAGAATACTACGATTTAAATGTGGATTTTGCACCTGGAAGTTTGGTGCCCACATTGGCCCTGCgcttaaattatattttatggcTGGAAGATCTAATGGAACCGCTGAAGTTAAAGGACATAAGGGGAATAGATATAG GTTGCGGTTCCTCCTGCATTTATTCCCTGCTGGGCGCCAAGAAAAATGGCTGGCACATGTTGGCCCTGGAATCAAAACTCCAAAACATCGAATACGCCAGGGAAAATGTGAAGAAAAACCAGCTTGAGAGCCTTATAGAAGTCTATGCCCAGCCAGATAAGATGAGCATATTCAAGAGCTATTTCGAGAAGGACCGACAAGAGCTGCAGTACCACTTTTGCCTGTGTAATCCTCCGTTCTTCGATTCCAACTTGCCAAATCCCTTTGGCGGTAATACCAGGAATCCCGAAAGACGACCTGCACCGAATAATGCCCGCACTGGAAGCCAGGAGGAACTCACATGCGCAGGTGGCGAGGTGCAGTTTGTGCAACGCATCATAGATGAAAGTCTGGAGAACAAGCTGCGCGTTCG AATCTTCACCACAATGCTGGGCGTCAAGGCCAATGTGCCAAGGATACTGGACTACCTAAAGGAGCGGCAGGTGACAAGTGTCAGCACCACGGAATTCCACCAGGGACACACCACTCGCTGGGCGGTGGCCTGGAGCTACCATGCAGAGCCTCTAAGCCAGGAGACAACTT ATTTCAGCTGCAGGCAGCTGCACAAGCGAATGAACTCTGACCTTCCAATCCGACACCATTTCGTGCTGTCAGAAAGCTTTCGCCCTAAATGA
- the LOC108010307 gene encoding U6 small nuclear RNA (adenine-(43)-N(6))-methyltransferase isoform X2 has translation MVKTKGNAKKFGMHPRNVLRQPPDYTKLAIKYKDFRQECELELNGKVFVNFRNEKTLRELTKMLLKEYYDLNVDFAPGSLVPTLALRLNYILWLEDLMEPLKLKDIRGIDIGCGSSCIYSLLGAKKNGWHMLALESKLQNIEYARENVKKNQLESLIEVYAQPDKMSIFKSYFEKDRQELQYHFCLCNPPFFDSNLPNPFGGNTRNPERRPAPNNARTGSQEELTCAGGEVQFVQRIIDESLENKLRVRIFTTMLGVKANVPRILDYLKERQVTSVSTTEFHQGHTTRWAVAWSYHAEPLSQETTSAGSCTSE, from the exons atGGTAAAAACTAAAGGAAATGCCAAGAAATTTGGCATGCATCCGCGGAATGTGTTACGCCAGCCGCCTGACTATACAAAATTGGCCATTAAATACAAGGATTTTCGACAAGAGTGCGAATTG gAGCTTAATGGAAAAGTCTTCGTGAATTTTCGCAATGAAAAGACCCTGCGAGAACTGACCAAAATGCTGCTAAAAGAATACTACGATTTAAATGTGGATTTTGCACCTGGAAGTTTGGTGCCCACATTGGCCCTGCgcttaaattatattttatggcTGGAAGATCTAATGGAACCGCTGAAGTTAAAGGACATAAGGGGAATAGATATAG GTTGCGGTTCCTCCTGCATTTATTCCCTGCTGGGCGCCAAGAAAAATGGCTGGCACATGTTGGCCCTGGAATCAAAACTCCAAAACATCGAATACGCCAGGGAAAATGTGAAGAAAAACCAGCTTGAGAGCCTTATAGAAGTCTATGCCCAGCCAGATAAGATGAGCATATTCAAGAGCTATTTCGAGAAGGACCGACAAGAGCTGCAGTACCACTTTTGCCTGTGTAATCCTCCGTTCTTCGATTCCAACTTGCCAAATCCCTTTGGCGGTAATACCAGGAATCCCGAAAGACGACCTGCACCGAATAATGCCCGCACTGGAAGCCAGGAGGAACTCACATGCGCAGGTGGCGAGGTGCAGTTTGTGCAACGCATCATAGATGAAAGTCTGGAGAACAAGCTGCGCGTTCG AATCTTCACCACAATGCTGGGCGTCAAGGCCAATGTGCCAAGGATACTGGACTACCTAAAGGAGCGGCAGGTGACAAGTGTCAGCACCACGGAATTCCACCAGGGACACACCACTCGCTGGGCGGTGGCCTGGAGCTACCATGCAGAGCCTCTAAGCCAGGAGACAACTT CTGCAGGCAGCTGCACAAGCGAATGA
- the LOC108010306 gene encoding zinc finger and BTB domain-containing protein 41, giving the protein MAWPGKLLVTYENFTADLPALRIDQKTEGCFGSCNCKCKCCQGFREKYVAFNGENALASQFSEGDDVQKMMRFRSSDMLLLLQAAQLRDNFWTNQYFKVDLQEDYQAILKVFEDKNRKVYLETVATIMDTVSTGYRRAVSQLEGHEAHGALRPKFASFILPGLRCVCYKCEHLPWKKLQDVEDHQRTHRYTDNFHCQICYRRFYLQHSLTSHISRQMGSFSEELYENERYKRLLENQKLKEQAELQIAPVKLEDIEVPVPRNLKMYFKEDSKPPIQKRKKSIHTNCPLCYEKYRFSFSHQLHMVRHKKDRSELNKLHFCSYCHRSFLTLKFLKKHQKRVRVSSNLLYRPFKCGTCPQRFQLWSSLERHLNQMHRKQNTCLICQLPTLARCCAAHTAMECREAIKKHRIKQRLLKGPPRGGCQKKPKPICKVCGREFANNFFLREHLNKKHLNRRNFTCEICGANFYSQGTMQTHRQSVHLLTQTIKCEVCELIIKSKRNYLRHLKSQSHKDNLTKLGRDKDKCNESLSSNPSTTNHINIAIKSTEDQHLMGSSTEYSALNNDRTVASQDGQEKNWQTPCRFQKPVKVTFCEPCGNSIIGSMQRHCRSTKHRLNMVVYNKKNNCTF; this is encoded by the coding sequence ATGGCTTGGCCGGGTAAATTGTTAGTTACCTACGAAAACTTTACCGCCGACTTGCCAGCTCTAAGGATTGACCAGAAAACCGAAGGATGCTTCGGTTCCTGCAACTGCAAGTGCAAGTGCTGTCAAGGATTCAGGGAGAAATACGTGGCATTCAATGGGGAAAACGCACTTGCCTCGCAATTTTCCGAAGGAGACGATGTCCAGAAAATGATGCGTTTCCGGAGCTCAGACATGTTGCTTTTACTGCAGGCAGCACAATTACGTGATAATTTCTGGACCAATCAGTACTTCAAGGTGGATTTACAGGAGGATTATCAAGCTATTTTGAAGGTTTTTGAAGATAAAAACCGAAAAGTTTACTTGGAAACGGTGGCCACAATTATGGATACAGTAAGCACTGGCTATAGACGAGCAGTTAGCCAACTAGAAGGCCACGAAGCGCACGGAGCTCTACGCCCCAAGTTTGCCTCTTTTATCCTGCCAGGATTGCGTTGTGTTTGCTATAAATGTGAGCATCTTCCCTGGAAAAAGCTACAGGATGTGGAGGATCACCAAAGGACACATCGCTATACGGACAACTTTCACTGCCAGATTTGCTATAGGCGTTTCTACCTGCAACACTCATTAACCTCCCATATAAGCAGGCAAATGGGATCCTTCTCTGAAGAACTTTATGAAAATGAGAGATACAAGAGACTGCTGGAGAATCAAAAGTTAAAAGAACAAGCTGAATTGCAAATAGCACCTGTCAAACTTGAGGATATAGAGGTGCCAGTTCCTAGGAACCTGAAAATGTACTTTAAGGAGGACTCAAAACCCCCCATCCAGAAACGAAAGAAGTCTATTCACACCAACTGTCCACTTTGTTATGAAAAATACCGCTTTTCCTTTAGCCACCAGCTTCATATGGTTAGGCATAAAAAGGATCGCTCAGAACTAAATAAGCTTCATTTCTGCTCCTACTGCCACAGGTCCTTTCTCACCCTCAAGTTCCTAAAGAAACATCAAAAAAGAGTTCGAGTTTCCAGTAATCTGCTCTATCGTCCTTTCAAGTGTGGTACTTGCCCACAGAGGTTCCAATTGTGGTCTTCCCTTGAAAGACATCTAAACCAAATGCATAGAAAACAAAACACCTGTCTTATTTGCCAACTGCCAACTTTGGCTCGATGTTGCGCTGCTCATACTGCCATGGAATGCAGAGAAGCCATTAAAAAACACCGGATAAAACAAAGACTTTTGAAAGGTCCGCCAAGGGGAGGCTGCCAGAAAAAGCCAAAACCAATTTGCAAAGTGTGCGGCAGAGAGTTCGCAAATAATTTTTTCCTCAGAGAGCACTTGAACAAGAAGCATTTAAACAGGAGGAATTTTACGTGCGAAATCTGTGGAGCGAATTTCTACAGTCAGGGCACTATGCAAACCCATCGACAATCAGTGCATCTTTTGACTCAGACGATTAAATGCGAGGTGTGTGAGCTTATCATTAAATCTAAAAGGAATTACCTAAGGCACTTGAAATCTCAAAGTCACAAGGATAATTTGACTAAATTAGGAAGGGATAAGGACAAATGCAATGAAAGTTTGTCCAGCAATCCATCAACAACTAATCATATTAACATTGCAATAAAATCCACCGAGGATCAGCATCTTATGGGATCGAGTACAGAATATTCAGCATTAAACAACGATAGAACAGTCGCTTCCCAAGATGGTCAAGAGAAAAACTGGCAAACGCCTTGCAGATTTCAAAAGCCAGTAAAAGTTACTTTTTGTGAACCTTGTGGAAATTCAATTATAGGGAGTATGCAACGGCATTGTAGGTCGACTAAACATAGGCTAAACATGGTTGTATACAACAAGAAGAACAACTGCACTTTTtaa
- the Polr2K gene encoding DNA-directed RNA polymerases I, II, and III subunit RPABC4, which yields MSETSSKDNVKTAMTYICGECHHENEMRPRDPIRCRECGYRIMYKKRTKRLVVFDAR from the exons ATGTCGGAAACTAGCTCCAAGGATAATGTCAAGACGGCAATGACATATATTTGCGGTG AATGTCATCACGAGAACGAGATGCGACCCAGGGATCCAATTCGTTGTCGCGAGTGCGGATATCGTATCATGTACAAGAAACGCACCAAGCGTC TTGTTGTCTTCGATGCCCGTTAA